In the genome of Tachysurus vachellii isolate PV-2020 chromosome 9, HZAU_Pvac_v1, whole genome shotgun sequence, one region contains:
- the slc23a4 gene encoding xan_ur_permease domain-containing protein — protein MATKKESMDNFSFDAEGKVNHFCGLTNDQKTDISKEDRKDKLAYCVTDIPPWYLCIILGIQHFLTAFGGIVAIPLILSQGLCLQHDGLTQSHLISTIFFVSGICTLLQVTLGVRLPILQGGTFTLLAPTTSLLSMPNWVCPAWTQNATLVNTSSPEFIQVWQSRIRVIQGSIMVGSLFQVLVGFSGIIGLFMRFIGPLTIAPTISLIGLSLFDSAGMNAGNHWGISAMTTCLIVLFSQYLCHIAIPLPAYSKAKRFHISKINIFQIIPVLLGITVSWLICYLLTIYNVLPSDPNQYGYLARTDIKGDVMGNAPWFRFPYPGQWGLPTVSLAGVLGILAGVISSMIESVGDYHACARLSGAPPPPKHAINRGIGIEGFGCLLAGAWGTGNGTTSYSENVGALGITKVGSRMVIVASGVIMIIMGLFGKIGAIFSTIPTPVIGGMFLVMFGVITAVGVSNLQYADMNSSRNIFIFGFSMFTGLVIPNWIIKNPDVLNTGVVELDQVLQVLLTTGMFVGGFFGFVLDNTVPGTRHERGITVWNKAHEDESENTLECEEVYGLPFGISSRLASYSWVRYIPFCPSYNARPQNDTSSNSLGKKKPCKDNPHVIVSAAL, from the exons ATGGCTACAAAAAAGGAGAGCATGGACAACTTTTCGTTTGAT GCTGAGGGCAAGGTAAATCATTTCTGTGGGTTGACAAATGACCAGAAAACAGACATATcaaaagaagacagaaaagacaaatTAGCTTACTGTGTAACTGACATACCACCATGGTACCTTTGTATCATCCTAGGAATTCAG CACTTCTTAACTGCGTTTGGTGGAATCGTTGCCATCCCTCTGATCCTTTCTCAGGGTCTCTGCCTGCAGCATGATGGACTCACTCAGAGCCACCTGATCAGCACCATCTTCTTCGTTTCAGGGATATGTACCTTATTGCAGGTCACCTTGGGGGTCAG GTTGCCTATTCTTCAAGGTGGGACTTTCACTCTTCTTGCACCCACAACATCCTTGCTGTCCATGCCAAACTGGGTCTGTCCTGCCTGGACACAGAATGCCACCCTGGTCAATACCTCCTCCCCTGAGTTCATCCAGGTGTGGCAAAGTCGCATACGGGTG ATTCAGGGTTCGATCATGGTGGGCTCCTTGTTCCAGGTGCTGGTGGGATTTTCTGGTATTATCGGTCTgttcatgaggtttattggtCCTCTGACAATTGCACCCACCATCTCTCTTATTGGCCTTTCTTTGTTTGACTCGGCTGGCATGAATGCAGGAAACCACTGGGGAATCTCAGCAAT GACAACATGTTTAATTGTGCTGTTTTCCCAGTATCTCTGCCACATTGCCATCCCTCTCCCTGCATACAGCAAGGCCAAAAGGTTTCACATCTCCAAGATTAACATCTTTCAGATTATTCCT GTCCTCCTGGGAATCACAGTTTCATGGCTCATCTGCTACCTGCTGACTATCTATAATGTCCTCCCATCTGATCCAAATCAGTATGGGTATCTTGCTCGCACAGACATTAAAGGAGACGTAATGGGGAATGCACCTTGGTTCAGGTTTCCTTATCCAG GCCAGTGGGGCTTACCAACTGTGAGTCTGGCAGGGGTGTTAGGAATCCTGGCAGGAGTCATATCCTCCATGATTGAGTCAGTAGGTGACTACCATGCTTGTGCTAGGTTAAGTGGTGCTCCACCTCCACCCAAACATGCAATCAACAGAGGGATTGGGATTGAAGGCTTTGGATGCCTGCTTGCCGGAGCCTGGGGGACGGGCAATGGAACCACTTCTTATAGCGAGAATGTCGGTGCACTGGGCATAACTAAG gTCGGCAGCCGCATGGTGATTGTTGCCAGTGGTGTCATTATGATCATAATGGGACTGTTTGGAAAAATTGGAGCCATTTTTAGTACAATCCCAACACCCGTTATTGGAGGGATGTTTTTAGTTATGTTTGGAGTTATAACTGCAGTTGGTGTTTCCAATCTACAG TATGCAGATATGAACTCTTCTCGTAACATCTTTATCTTTGGCTTCTCGATGTTTACGGGACTTGTCATTCCAAACTGGATAATAAAAAATCCTGATGTCTTAAACACAG GTGTAGTGGAGTTAGATCAAGTTCTGCAGGTTCTTCTAACAACCGGCATGTTTGTTGGAGgattttttggatttgttcttGATAACACTGTCCCTG GAACAAGACATGAGCGTGGCATAACTGTATGGAACAAGGCTCATGAAGATGAGTCTGAGAACACTTTGGAATGTGAGGAGGTCTATGGCCTGCCCTTTGGCATCAGTTCTCGACTTGCATCTTACTCCTGGGTTAGATATATACCCTTTTGCCCCTCTTATAATGCCAGACCACAGAATGACACATCCAGCAACTCACTTGGGAAGAAGAAGCCTTGCAAAGATAACCCGCACGTCATCGTATCAGCGGCACTATAA
- the LOC132851326 gene encoding protein FAM180A-like encodes MGASSLPWKIIIFSMFYSLCAAHQRYKGLYPSAFRVKRGAAPLVNPVFQKSVSDVNLLFEILLDGPQLEDEDGQFLVWDRELASLRKTHKLEVICENIIPKTVPEVRRLIFALAQGNGVLRREDFERTVLTLVYTANKIAQANTAHQKDVWAECFINLYKAIKHDLTLR; translated from the exons ATGGGAGCAAGCAGTCTGCCTTGGAAAATCATCATCTTCtctatgttttattccttatgtgCAGCTCATCAAAGGTATAAAG GTCTTTATCCTTCGGCGTTCAGGGTGAAGAGGGGTGCGGCTCCATTGGTGAACCCTGTATTTCAAAAATCTGTCAGCGATGTCAATTTGCTATTTGAG ATTCTTTTGGATGGACCTCAACTTGAAGATGAAGACGGACAGTTTTTAGTATGGGACAGAGAACTAGCATCTCTACGTAAAACACACAAGTTAGAAGTCATCTGTGAGAACATTATTCCCAAGACGGTCCCAGAGGTGCGTCGACTGATCTTTGCTCTCGCCCAAGGCAATGGTGTTCTTAGGAGGGAAGACTTTGAACGCACAGTGCTGACTTTAGTGTACACAGCCAATAAAATAGCTCAGGCAAACACTGCACACCAAAAAGATGTTTGGGCAGAGTGCTTTATCAACCTCTACAAAGCCATTAAACATGACTTAACTCTCAGATAA